A single genomic interval of Nostoc commune NIES-4072 harbors:
- a CDS encoding tetratricopeptide repeat protein: MIKLQPDDAEGYSSRGLFYSWYLINYQAALADYNQAIKLQPDDADGYRLRGNVYLYYLKNYQAALADLNQAIKLYSQEIKLQPDDASNYSSRGDVYSHLNNYQAALADYNQAVKLEPDDANNYSSRGKIYRELNNYQAALADYNQAIKLYSPAIKVLPASNYILRANVYFKFKNYQAALVDYNHLIKLQPDYAENYKLRGNVYSQLKNYQAALADYNQAIKLQPDDGSNYSSRGYVYSMLKNYPAALADFNQAIKLQFDDTDSYLFRANVYYQLKNYQAALAEFNQAIKLQPDRAVLYGLRANVYSQLNNYQAALADYSQAIKLQPDNASDYSSRGDVYSKLKNNQAALTDYNQAIKLYSQEIKLQPDNASNYSSRAGVYSKLKNYQAALADLNQAIKLQPDDASNYSSRGQVYFKLKNYQAALADFNQAIKIQPDNANTYFFRGYVHVGLKDYQGALADFNQVIKLQPDNANAYFGRGDVYVALKDYQKALVDFNQGIQLQPDKAYAYVGRGNVYFQLKDYQASLADYNQAIKIQPDNANAYFSRGVIYQKQGSDRAALSEYNQALTKDGKFIAAIINIGNIKYENGDVEGAIQQWQKAVQINSSVAEPQMALAVALYAKGEQQKALNMAQAALRLDKSFADVDVLKQNLWGTRLVAEAQKLLSHPTIQALRTKQ, from the coding sequence GTGATTAAACTCCAACCTGATGATGCTGAGGGCTATAGTTCACGGGGTCTTTTTTATTCTTGGTATTTGATAAATTATCAAGCAGCATTAGCAGATTATAATCAAGCGATTAAACTTCAACCTGATGATGCTGATGGCTATAGATTACGGGGTAATGTTTATTTATATTATTTAAAAAATTATCAAGCAGCACTTGCAGATTTGAATCAAGCAATTAAACTCTATAGTCAAGAGATTAAACTCCAACCTGATGATGCTAGTAACTATAGTTCACGGGGTGATGTTTATTCGCATTTAAACAATTATCAAGCAGCATTAGCAGATTATAATCAAGCGGTTAAACTCGAACCTGATGATGCTAATAACTATAGCTCACGGGGTAAGATTTATCGTGAGTTAAACAATTATCAAGCAGCATTAGCAGATTATAATCAAGCAATTAAACTCTATAGTCCAGCGATTAAAGTCCTACCTGCTAGTAACTATATTCTACGAGCTAATGTTTATTTCAAGTTCAAAAATTATCAAGCAGCATTAGTAGATTATAATCATCTGATTAAACTCCAACCTGATTATGCTGAAAACTATAAATTGCGGGGTAATGTTTATTCGCAGTTAAAAAATTATCAAGCAGCATTAGCAGATTATAATCAAGCGATTAAACTCCAACCTGATGATGGTAGTAACTATAGTTCACGGGGTTATGTTTATTCAATGTTAAAAAATTATCCAGCAGCATTAGCAGATTTTAATCAAGCGATTAAACTCCAATTTGATGATACTGATAGCTATCTTTTCCGGGCTAATGTTTATTACCAGTTAAAAAATTATCAAGCAGCACTTGCAGAGTTTAATCAAGCGATTAAACTCCAACCTGATCGTGCTGTTCTCTATGGATTACGGGCTAATGTTTATTCGCAATTAAACAATTATCAAGCAGCATTAGCAGATTATAGTCAAGCAATTAAACTCCAACCTGATAATGCTAGTGATTATAGTTCACGGGGTGATGTTTATTCAAAGTTAAAAAATAATCAAGCAGCACTTACAGATTATAATCAAGCAATTAAACTCTATAGTCAAGAGATTAAACTTCAACCTGATAATGCTAGTAACTATAGTTCACGGGCTGGTGTTTATTCTAAGTTAAAAAATTATCAAGCAGCGTTAGCAGACTTGAATCAAGCGATTAAACTTCAACCTGATGATGCTAGTAACTATAGTTCACGGGGTCAGGTTTATTTTAAGTTAAAAAATTATCAAGCAGCGTTAGCAGATTTTAATCAAGCAATTAAGATTCAGCCTGATAATGCCAACACCTACTTTTTCCGGGGTTATGTTCATGTTGGGTTAAAAGATTATCAAGGAGCATTAGCAGATTTTAATCAAGTAATTAAGCTTCAGCCTGATAATGCCAACGCCTACTTTGGACGAGGCGATGTTTATGTTGCGTTAAAAGATTATCAGAAAGCATTAGTAGATTTTAATCAAGGAATTCAGCTTCAACCTGATAAAGCCTACGCCTATGTTGGACGGGGCAATGTTTATTTTCAGTTAAAAGACTATCAAGCATCACTTGCAGATTATAATCAAGCAATTAAGATTCAACCTGATAATGCCAACGCCTACTTTTCGCGGGGCGTTATCTACCAAAAGCAAGGAAGCGATCGCGCCGCACTGTCAGAATACAATCAGGCGCTTACCAAAGATGGAAAATTTATAGCAGCTATTATCAACATTGGCAACATAAAATACGAAAATGGAGATGTAGAAGGAGCAATACAGCAGTGGCAAAAAGCTGTTCAAATTAACAGTAGTGTAGCAGAACCACAAATGGCATTAGCTGTTGCTTTATATGCCAAAGGTGAGCAACAAAAAGCTCTAAATATGGCACAAGCCGCCTTGCGTTTAGATAAAAGCTTTGCTGATGTTGACGTTCTCAAACAAAATCTTTGGGGGACGCGCTTAGTTGCAGAAGCACAAAAACTCCTTTCCCATCCTACTATCCAAGCATTGCGAACAAAGCAGTAG